The Budorcas taxicolor isolate Tak-1 chromosome 2, Takin1.1, whole genome shotgun sequence genome window below encodes:
- the VGF gene encoding neurosecretory protein VGF, whose product MKSLRLPATVLFCLLLLIKGLGAAPPGHPEAQPPPPSSEHKEPVAGDAVLGPKDVSAPEVRAARNSEPQDEGELFQGVDPRALAAVLLQALDRPASPPAPGGSQQRPEEETAQSLLTETVRSQTHSLPAPETQAPAAPPRPQTQENGAEAADPSEELEALASLLQELRDFSPSSAKRQQETAAAETETRTHTLTRVNLESPGPERVWRASWGEFQARVPERAPLPPPAPPQFQARVPESGPLPEAHQFGEGGSSPKTHLGEALAPLSKAYQGLAAPFPKARRPETSLLGGTEAGERLLQQGLAQVEAGRRQAEATRQAAAQEERLADLASDLLLQYLLQGGARQRGLGGRGLQEEEGGGRETARQQEEAEQERRGGEERVGEEDEEAAEAEAEAEAEEAERARQNALLFAEEEDGEAGAEDKRSQEETPGHRRKEAEGAEEGGAEDEDDDEEMDPQTIDSLIELSTKLHLPADDVVSIIEEVEEKRKRKKNAPPEPVPPPRAAPAPTHARSPQPPPPAPAREELPDWNEVLPPWDREEDEVFSPGPYHPFPNYIRPRTLQPPAASRRRHYHHALSLSRHYPDREAQARRAQEEAEAEERRLQEQEELENYIEHVLLRRP is encoded by the coding sequence AGCTGGGGACGCAGTGCTCGGGCCGAAGGATGTTAGCGCCCCAGAGGTCCGAGCCGCTCGAAATTCAGAGCCGCAGGACGAGGGAGAGCTTTTCCAGGGCGTGGATCCCCGGGCGCTGGCCGCGGTGCTGCTGCAGGCACTCGACCGCCCGGCCTCGCCCCCGGCGCCCGGAGGCTCCCAGCAGCGGCCAGAGGAAGAAACAGCACAATCTCTGCTGACCGAGACCGTGCGCAGCCAGACCCACAGTCTCCCAGCGCCAGAGACCCAGGCGCCCGCGGCCCCTCCTCGCCCTCAGACTCAGGAGAATGGTGCCGAGGCGGCCGATCCCTCGGAGGAGCTCGAGGCGCTAGCTTCCCTGCTTCAGGAGCTGAGAGATTTCAGTCCGAGCAGCGCCAAACGCCAGCAAGAGACGGCAGCAGCAGAGACGGAAACCCGCACGCACACGCTGACCCGAGTCAACCTGGAGAGCCCCGGGCCGGAGCGCGTGTGGCGCGCTTCCTGGGGAGAGTTCCAGGCGCGCGTCCCGGAGCGCGCGCCCCTGCCGCCCCCTGCTCCCCCGCAATTCCAGGCGCGTGTGCCAGAGAGCGGACCCCTTCCCGAAGCCCATCAGTTCGGGGAAGGAGGGTCCTCCCCCAAAACACACCTAGGTGAGGCATTGGCACCCTTGTCCAAGGCGTACCAAGGCCTGGCCGCTCCCTTTCCCAAGGCGCGCCGGCCGGAGACCTCCCTCCTGGGCGGCACTGAGGCGGGGGAGCGCCTTCTACAGCAAGGGCTGGCGCAGGTAGAAGCCGGGCGGCGGCAGGCGGAGGCCACCCGGCAGGCGGCGGCGCAGGAAGAGCGGCTGGCCGACCTCGCCTCTGACCTGCTGCTCCAGTATTTGCTGCAGGGCGGGGCTCGGCAGCGCGGCCTGGGGGGTCGGGGGctgcaagaggaggaggggggcggGCGAGAGACAGCGAGGCAGCAAGAGGAGGCGGAGCAGGAGAGACGCggcggggaggagagggtgggggaggaggacgAGGAGGCTGCGGAGGCGGAGGCGGAGGCGGAGGCGGAGGAGGCGGAGAGGGCGCGACAGAACGCGCTCCTGTTCGCCGAGGAGGAGGACGGCGAAGCCGGAGCCGAAGACAAGCGCTCCCAGGAGGAGACGCCCGGCCATCGGCGAAAGGAGGCCGAGGGGGCAGAGGAGGGCGGGGCGGAGGACGAGGACGACGACGAAGAGATGGACCCGCAGACGATCGATAGCCTCATTGAGCTGTCCACCAAACTCCACCTGCCCGCGGACGATGTGGTCAGCATCATCGAGGAGGTGGAAGAGAAGCGGAAGCGGAAGAAGAACGCCCCTCCCGAGCCTGTGCCGCCCCCCCGGGCCGCTCCGGCCCCTACTCACGCCCGCTCCCcgcagcccccgccccccgcccccgcccgggaAGAGCTGCCCGACTGGAACGAGGTGCTTCCGCCGTGGGATCGGGAGGAGGACGAGGTGTTTTCCCCGGGGCCCTACCACCCTTTCCCCAACTACATCCGGCCGCGGACGCTGCAGCCGCCAGCCGCCTCGCGCCGCCGCCACTACCACCACGCCCTGTCGCTTTCGCGCCACTATCCCGACCGGGAGGCCCAGGCGCGGCGTGCGCAGGAGGAGGCGGAGGCCGAGGAGCGCCGGctgcaggagcaggaggagctgGAGAATTACATCGAGCACGTGCTGCTCCGGCGCCCGTGA
- the AP1S1 gene encoding AP-1 complex subunit sigma-1A: protein MMRFMLLFSRQGKLRLQKWYLATSDKERKKMVRELMQVVLARKPKMCSFLEWRDLKVVYKRYASLYFCCAIEGQDNELITLELIHRYVELLDKYFGSVCELDIIFNFEKAYFILDEFLMGGDVQDTSKKSVLKAIEQADLLQEEDESPRSVLEEMGLA from the exons ATG atgcGATTCATGCTGCTGTTCAGCCGGCAGGGGAAGCTGCGGCTGCAAAAATGGTACCTGGCCACCTCAGACAAGGAGCGGAAGAAGATGGTTCGGGAGCTTATGCAGGTGGTTCTGGCTCGCAAGCCCAAGATGTGCAGTTTCCTGGAGTGGAGGGACCTCAAAGTTGTCTACAAGAG ATACGCCAGCCTCTACTTCTGCTGTGCCATCGAGGGCCAAGACAATGAGCTCATCACGCTGGAGCTGATCCACCGATACGTGGAGCTCCTGGACAAATACTTTGGCAGC gttTGCGAGCTGGACATCATCTTCAACTTTGAGAAGGCCTACTTCATCTTGGATGAGTTTCTGATGGGGGGAGACGTCCAGGACACCTCCAAGAAGAGTGTGCTGAAGGCCATCGAGCAGGCGGACCTACTGCAGGAG GAGGATGAGTCGCCACGCAGTGTGCTGGAGGAGATGGGTCTGGCATAG